Genomic segment of Aquila chrysaetos chrysaetos chromosome 16, bAquChr1.4, whole genome shotgun sequence:
CTTTTGCTCGGGTTTTTTCCCTGTGGGTACGTTCCCGAGCTGTCGCATGATGGCAGAGGTGGGGTGgccacagcagagcaggtgGGAGGGGGTGGCTGGACCAGTGGGTCTGTCTTTTGTAAGGCTGAAAGCTTGAAATAAGaggaggaataaaataaaagtgtggCTGGAGTCATCCTCATGCAATACAGCAATAAGCACAAAGCTCTTGGTAACTGTGAACTGTTAAGGCTTCGCTGGAGAGGTATCAGGTCACTGGCCCGGTACCCAGCTGATGCCCAACGAGTTCAGGTAATTAAATGAGCAGGAAAAGAGCGACGGCCCCAGcgagctggggctggagggcgAGAAGGCAGTGTAACCAAGAGCCAGGCGCGAGCACCTACCAGCCCTTCTACCCGCTCTCTTCTTCACCTTACAAAGACCCAGGGCAGTGCGTTggaaatctgtttattttctgccaaaattgCATGTTTATAGGGGAGATGTCATTGCATAAAGGGATTTCAGggaatgccttttttttgccCGAAGTTGCTCAGGGCCCTTCCCCGTCACCCTTAAATGTGTGTCTGTGAGCTGGGGCTTTGCTCTCCCGCGGTGCAGCTGGTTAAGGGCGGCCGTGGGCTTTTCTGCCAGAGCGGGGATGAGGGATGCAATTCATAAAACATACGGAGATCGAGGGAGCGAGCAGTGTCGCTCCCGCCAGCGTGATTGGCAGCGGTGCAGGGTCACAAATCGCTTTTCCTGTGCGGGAGGCTGACACGTCAGGGTGACTTGTGACggtgctgctgtttgcaggttGTATCTTTCCTTCTGTAGGATCAGCTCGGAGCGTGCGTGAGCTGCGGTTTCTCTCCGATCCTCTCTCCCATCCCTCTGGCCACCTTTTCTTGCAACCTCTGCCACAtcagagctgctttttcctctccgattttttccttttgcaaatgaTTTCCAGCTTATTTCAAGTTAGTGAACTGCCACATGATCAACTGATACGCAGATAAGGATTTTTAGAAGCAGGGGCTTGGGAGAAATTAGCCTTAATTGGGCATTTATTACTGTAACACAGTTGTGTCGTGTGATTAAGAAGAGGAACCAAGTGTTGCTTCGatattgatttcagtggcaaGACAATGTTAATAATGTATGACTCCTAACGAGATTTGAGTGGCAAACAATAATATCAGTGTCCAGTGACTACAGTAATTACTTGGTTTCCATTACATTATGCAAGAGTGTTATGACAAGCTTGGTAGTAACGAGAGCTGAAATCAACCCCGGGGATAATTACCCTGTTGACCTGAGCAATGGGCAGATCGGGACCGATTAAAGGCTTTGTGCCCCTTGGTTTGTTGTTCAGCGTGGAGGGAGCCCACGGCAATCAAGCTacagaaaaaccttttcttttctgggcCAAAAATGCTCTGCGGTCAGCGAAGGGGCCGTTCGTTAGGCAGGCACGaacctcctctctcccagctccGTCAGGGCAGTGATTTTGGCTGTGCCCGGGTCCCACACCGGGTGGTTTGCATCCGCAGACTCAGACCTAGCAGCAAAACTTGGCGTGTTGTTTTCTGGGTCCTAATGGAATTTTCGTGACTCCCCAGGTTCAAGCGCCTTCAATTTGCCTCGGGAATGGCAGGAAGAATTGGCCGGGGGTTTGTGGTTGTGGCTTCTGCGTAGGACTTGGATCCTAGTCCCAGCTGGACAGGGAAAGGGTTGATCTTGGAGATATCCCAAAGCAGATAAAGactaaaaacaaagctgaaaatgtttggaagggcaagggaggggggaaaggctCCCTGACCAGCCCCTGCAGCTGAATTCCCTGTGGACTTTCTAACGGTCTTGGGCCATTTACTGTAGGGCAGCAGATTGTGAAGGCACTGGGAGGGTAACAAGCATCCAGAAATCCACCCCAGGTTTGCTAAGTttgtcctggaaaaaaataagcagccGCTTTCTCCTGACCACAAACACCATCTTTCAGCTAAAATACTGTTATGAAGTTTTTATTAGAAGTGTCAGGACAACCATTGCAATTTTAAAGCTCTCGGCTCTTCAGAAATACGCTGTCATGAAACAGCTTTGGAGCACTTATTGCCCCTCGTGAAAAGATTGGGGCtttgtaatttttatcttttcttttttctttctcctgttgaAGGAAGGACAAATCTTTGCTTCTCCACAGGCATCGCTTTGAAGTCAGATGTATTAATTACTGTATGCCCCATAATAAGGGAGAGTGTTGTAACAGGGTTGCTTGTTATTTAACGTGGCCGGGGTACTTGGCTGCCAGATCCAAAGCAGGTCGTTGCCAATCTGCTCCATTTTCCTTAGAAGCCTCTGATTCCCCGTGCAGGATCTTTTCCTTCATAGCCTACCTAAAtaagggaaaattaaaaataatcatcaaCTGGAATTTTTTTGGTAACAGGAATGGAAATTGTCAGACCAGTCCTGGGAGAAGTTTGGCAAAACTGACTTTTGGTGAGAGAAAGCTGTTAATTTGTCTCAATCTGATGAGAGTGGGTCAGTGTTATTAAAGCTGGCTGAGAGCTGACTTCAGGGGCGAGCACTCATCCCCGCCAAATaatcagcaggaagaaaatcatCTTTGTCTCCTTATCACAGTCTGGCTGAGAGCCGCTGttaattttaaacagcagaacaatctgataaggaaagcaaaaggctCTTAAAAGATCATTTGAGACGAGAGATGGGATTTTGAACATGACAGCAGAATAATGAATCGCGGGGTGGCTGGGACAGGGTACGTCCAGCCCGAGGCTTCATCCAGCTCCAGACACACCGTGGCCAGGGCAACccggcagcagtgctgggagctTTTCCCTCTGCATGTGCTTATCCTGGAAAAAACTTTTCTGACCTTTCTTTAGTGCTTCCAGAGACCCAGTAGGGTAAGTCACTCTTATACCAAAGCTTGTATTGCCCCGCACCAGAAGTTTCTGTCTCTGAATGGAACAAGCGAGGGATTCGAAagctgcagcctgccctgctggTCCCCAGTCCGGGAGCTGGTGATGCTTCTTGAAGCATCAGTGCTTGAGGCGTCTGCTGTGACATCCCGGTGTCCATCCTACCCCGTACAGATGATGACGAGGAACCAGAGCCTGCTGtgatttcatccttttctttgtgtgttgGTCACCAGGTTGGCTTTTAGAAATAACCGCAGGTTCcagcacctgcaatacatctCCAGAGAGCAGCGGGCGCGGGACCCCCCAAAGCTGCTCCTGAAATTGTCAGTCCTCATCACTGTTCCTGCAAAATGGCAGTCGCAGCGCAGACCTTCCTCCCACAGCAGGTTGCAGTTTTTCCTAACCTGAGATCCTAGAGAGCCTGTCAATTAAAAAGCAGGACGGAATATTCTCAGCATCATTATCCGGTGCTGCCAGCTCACGCTTCAATCGGATTGATTTTGTCGGTTCAAGTACGTGGCAAGCAATCTTTTTGTGCCCTGTATGGGCGCAGGGAGGATCAGACTGCCATGAGCGCATTTATCAGCGTCTGTCAAGTGCGGATAAACAGAGCCGACCCTGATGCGTGCGGTCGTGTCACTGGAGGCAGCTGCCCATGCTCATTTTCCCACGGATACACGTGAATCGTAGCAATGGGCTAAATTTGTGCACCGGCTTGTGCTTGATGGGTATGGTTAATGAAAGTTTATGGCCAATTATATTCCACAGAGACACTAACCAGCCTCAGCCACtgcctgattattttttttctcttagtcCCTCACTGTTTTAGGTGCTGCTTTCAACAAAAATGTGCTGTGAGGCACCTGTTCTCCagcctcctttccctcctcccatgCCTTTCCTTGCTGCCTGACGTGCTCCGTTAGCCCAGCCGTTGTTTTGGCTGGCAATATCCACAGCAATGGCCCTCACGTTGCTCTGGCGAGGCAGCAGTCAGATTGTCTTAGGTTTCACTTTATTCTGCCTtatcttgaaaacaaattgctgGCAGCTTGATGGTGGTGATGTGTTACAATACCACTGTGATCCATCTCTCTGAGAAGTTTAAGGGGTagagaaatgctgtttcatGCAGAGAAAAGGCTAAAGTGTTGTCTTTAAAAGGTACAAACCAGAGGGGGCTAACGCTTCCTTTGTGATTACTAGTTTCTCACACCTGAAAAATCATCTTCCGTATTTGATAGCAGGTCTTTGCTTGTGCATAACAATCTAGACACGATGCTTTCAGACACTGCTACTGTGGACCCATCTGCACCTACTGatagtttgctttttctgtattgctATGCTGCTATCAAATGCTCGTCTTTTTGTTTGGATTGGCACAACTCCTGGCATGTGAATTAGTTCCACCTATAGGAAGGCTGGTGTTGCTGTATaagcggaaaaaaaaaatccctagtgaaaatgctgctgcttgtaCCAGCAAGAGTTTGTTTGATTGATAGGAGCTAAACAGTTTGCTTTTCCTAGAATAAACCATAATAGCTTAAAGTCAAGTCCTTGTGCAACACCACTGCCCGGACGCATCGCGCTTTTTCACGTATTCACGGTTTAGGCAATCTTGTAAAGAAGTTCTTAAGGGTCTTAACAGAGGAGTTCTTGCTGTCCTTAAGGTGATTTAAGTATAGGCCCATGCCAAGTCTGCTTTTTTCTGGGTCAGTGTCCAAAGGATGGACCACGTGAAAGCTCCCAGCTTGTTCTTCTGAACACCTCTGTACTGCAGTGCCTTCACTAGATGATGTCCCTTTCCTCAAGCAACGGAGGGTTAGACACTTACTCAAGTGTAAGTGTTTCTATATGGTAAAAGTGTGGTTAGGTTAAAACTAGATAAAAAATAGCtgtgtgtttataaaataacttcttttaaatcttttccttgTTCTTATGTGGATAGATCAGGTCTTTGAGTCCTACTGTTTACATCCCAGTCAAGTCAGACTGCCTTTGGAGCAAGCCTGCAAATTGATAGGGCTGGATCTATTGCTTGATCTGAAGGCAGTCTCCAATTAAATGCCAATCTATAAGTGCTTTGGCAGGTTTAATTCTCTGCTGAAAAGATGATGCTGCAGTGCTTCAGGACCTAATTTACTCTCTTGTGCTGACATTACCAATCAACAGCCACAAACAGAGGAAACTGGTATTTCTTCCCAACTTGTGTCCAGCATGACAACTGACCAAAACCACGCTATGCTGTCCTGCGCTCCTTCAGCTTTCTTGGCCGTACCAGAGCCAGTAGAGCTGACGTTACACCACTGGAAGCCAACTGACCCTTTGACAACACAAGGTGCTGCTCGGACCAGGAGCTGGTATGCCCGGCGGGGACGGAGACTCCCTGACGGAACTGGATGTGGCTGTTTGCGGAGGTCGCTTTAATTACCCATTGAAGTTACCAGCTCTagttcttttctcctcctccctcacaAAGTGTTTGACCTTCCGGCCTCCATCCTGCTTGGTATTGATTTGTTCtggtcttttatttattttttctttatttttttttactgagagtCCCTGGGTCCGATGAAAATGATCAGTGCCTGCTCTCCATGCGCAGCCATAGGACTTACTCCCTACCATCCCGGCAGAGCGTGCTTTACAAATGCAAAGGGGCAAAAGAGCTGGTCTTCCCTGCTGGGTTTGAACAGCTCCTCCCGCACAAAAAGCTACTCAGAGTAGCTGCTGTTTTGGAGAAATCAAGGCAGATGACCTTCCTGTTCTTCAGTCATCTGTACAGAAAAATACACGTAACTACCCAGCAAAGGACCTGTGTATGTCTTGTCAGAGTATCAATGCAAATTCAAAGACCTTGGCTAATTCTTTATTTGGACAACAGTTCTTCCCCAGGCCCTTTCCTTGGGCTTctgagctatttttaaaaattaaatagtgaGAGCTACTCTCTCTAAGGTCCCTTCTCTAGAGGAAATGCTAGGTTATGTGGTCCTGGAACCAGAAGTGTTTTACTACAGTTATTCTgaatacatttctttctcagattGCTTTAACAGGAATagagaaaataacataaagCATTTTCACAGTCATTGCCAATCACAAGAAGGAAATGTATTGACTACAAAATAGCCTGGGTACAGACAGAGAAATtgcatctttctctctttgtaCGTACCATTCTGGTAAATACTCGGAAGCATCTTTGTTATAGCTTGACATCACAGGTGAGAGATACTTACAGCACTGTATCTGTACAGGAAAGCAGACTTATTTTTGGAGATAAATAAAAGGGACATTTAAAAGATGACAAAACCCACCCTCCAACAAGGCATGAGACTTGCAAGTCTTGTATCACTGACATTCAGGTGATTCACCATATTTCtcaagtgttaaaaaaaaaaaaaaaaagtgtttgttctAATGGAGAATTGAGTGTGACTTTTCTGTGAACAGTgagcctggggtggggggttaTGCTGATAATGCTGATCGTGGCAACAACCACTGAGTCATGACACTGAAGGAGAAGCACCAACAGAGTAACAGCTATCATTGAGTGAGATAATAGCACCATTTATAATTGTAGAGACAGGAAACAAGGATGGTCTATCAAGaagctccttttaaaaatgtatttttttacagataCATAATGAACATGGTATGAATCTCATGTGCATAAACAACTAGAACTGCCTGTACAATTTCAGTCTTAACAAGCTTTATCTGACAGAAGATGTATGCTGCTTCCCTCTATCGACCTTTAGTGTCAATGCCAAGACAGAAAGCACAGGCTAAAGAAGAATCTCTCACACAAGTACATGATTACAGGTTTTTTTGATTAGTAATGGGAAATAACCCTCTGCAGAGTTAAACGggatgaaaaacatttaagtaCTAGAACACATTTAAAGTCAGATAATTCTATGCAAGTCTGTGatgaaaacaaagttatttGTAGCCTCCCTGGTTATCGCTCTTGGATTCCCGATACAGGATCTCATCTGACCCTCTTTTGGAGAGGCTGAAGGAGATAAAGAACAGGTACAAAATGAccaacaagagaaaaagaaatactccCCCTCCAGTCACATCTATAATAGAGAGTTTGGCCAATAAAGTGGGATATTGTAGGAGGGTATGTTACATAGAGAGGAATGTCAAATAGTTACAATGTCAACAATACCATCATTTAATGATTGCAATGATAGCTTCCTTTAAGTTTCCAAATTCATGTAGATGAAAAATATCTGTCTTCCTCCAGGCACAGCTCAGGGCCAACTCAGGCTTAAATAGTGAAGATCTATAGAAAACACCACAGTGGActttgcaggaaagaaaaataaatgcccaATTGAGTAATAAAAAAGGTataagacaggaagaaaaactgattCAGTAGTTTTATCTGTTCTATTCTAGACCGTTAAGTTTTCTGATGCTTctgaagaactgctttttttttgtttaatatgtCTCCTGATGAATTACAAACAATTCACATTCTGACTGGAATGATTAGGATGCTACAGGCTGGGAGAATATCAAAGTAAGGTTTCAGTTCAGCATACGCTGTGTCACAGGCGCTTTGCTCTTGTCCGTAACAAATGCCAGTCACTATCTCTGGAGGTTcagagctgggtttttttgtgtgttggggctgattttggtttttaaatgacTGATAATTAGCACTTTTATCACCCCCTGCCCTCCATTATTACTATCGTTGGGTACAACTTCATCAGGGCTCAGACAAGAGGCAGCTCTGTGGCACAGCTGGCGTGTATctcactgctctgcagctggaggttCTTCCTCAGTCTCCTGCTTCTCTGGCTGAGATTCTGGAGGGATGAGGTACTGTACCTCCTCAGTATTGATTGCCACTTTATCAGGTTGCAGCCATCGCTTTAGATGTTCTAGCGTGCTGAGGGAAAGCAAAGACACAAAGTGAAACGAGAGCAACAAAGCCTCACAGGAATGTATGAAAAAATGTGTCAGGAAAATCCTCCGTATATATTACTTGCACCTCTCTAGGTATTCCTGTTGTCACAGATAAGGTCTACCATGAGACTGATTGGTGTGCCGAGGAGCAAGCAGAATCTTTCATTCTACAAAGACATTCTGCTGTAGCTGGGCTTTTTAAACTATGGTTAGAAAAGTTTTATGCTCCgatttttcttgattaaaaGAATCCTTAGCAGGTACATCAACCTTTACACTCTTGAAGTACTGGTCTGTCCATAGCCAAAGACTACAATTCAATTTCCAGCTTTCTGGGCTAGAAATAGAATACCTAgtgttaaaacaaacacacacaacccACAACTGCCTATTTGTGATGAAGATGAGGAAATATGGGGGGTAAGGGAGgggaacaaaatgaaaacaggaagcaCATATAAAAATGTGTGACTGTTAATAACACCAGaatattaaagaagaaaaaggcagtatGTGTAAATTCTAGAATGCTAACCATACTATGGATTCTATAGCTTTTTATAAGCATAATTACAGCCTATCTCACAATAACTGGTCTGACCAGATCTACCTTGTCTTTGTTTAAATGCTGGCTATAATCCTAAATGTTTAATATCATAATTCttaaatgtatgtgtgtgcgcGTATGCTCATCTTCTAGAAGTGTGATTGAAGTTATTCAATACTGCCACAACAAAATTAACTCTTTCTAGCTCTTTTACAAGAGCTGAATTTCACTTAGTAATGTCCTTGAAATTATCTGTGTGCTTAAAATTTAAGGCTTGTTTAATTACATTGATGGGTGAGAATCAAATACTTCAGCACCATTCGGGAGTGACTTCTAAGTTCACAGTCAAATTCTAGGGAAGAAAATTCTTTCATGGGTAACAACCtcagcctttaaaaaacagtagAGAGCACATATGTCTCCAAAAGCTTGTGTTTAAATAGAAATCACATTAAAGTTAACTGGTCAAAGAAAGAATCTAAAAACTCCTTGTAAACAtggattatttttcatactTAAACTCCCAAACTAGCTTAAGTAGATTTTcttcaagggagaaaaataatcttctttccAGCTAGAAGCAATCATGGAAAATGTCAgctcagaaaggagaaatatgGAGAGCATTATAAGTGATTGGGATGTGAGATTACTAAAGAAAAGGACTCTCATCTTAATTCATACATCATCTGTAAAAGGGTAATGGGTGAGAGAGCAGAAGCATGGTAAGAGTGGCACAGAAGGGAGAGCCGCTTGGGAAATCTAATCTCAGGACTGGTACCAACCCTGTGAAGAACTTCAAATCCCACTTGTGTCTGAAGCAGTGCTTAAGTGGGCCCTTACAAGGATGTAGGAAATGGCCTGGGGTTCACTTTTAAAGCtaagccttaaaaaaaaccatctgAGACACATTAGACATCCCCTCCTCCACTCCATTCCTTCCCTACCCCAAATGTGACAAAGGAAATTATCAACTACATTCCAGTTGTTTCCACACTGGATCGCTCCAGTCTGAGGGATGCAACAATCGGTGAACAGCATTGAAAGTTCAAACCCTACGTGCTCCGTGTGTTCCCCTCTAGTACGATGTAAATGGTCATTATCAAACTGTTTCATCAAGGCTGTGACAGCCTTACCAAGTTGCAATGAGATGTTATTTTTGTCCTAATGCCCTATCACAAGTCCTGACAAAAccttattttagtttttaagaaataaagtcTGTTTGCCAACATGGTAAGTGGTAATCCCTTCTCATTGACTTGCTTATTACCTCTCATCAGAGTCCTGTCCCTCTACATAAAATTCTGACTCAAACTTCTCCTGCAGGAACCTGTCCCAGCATTCCTTCTTAGCCTGGGAGAGAGTGCGCAGCATATCCTTGGAGGTCACCTCTTGAGACAAGCCTTTAATTCTCATCAGTCTTCTCTCTGTGAAGAGACAAAGGAGGGGTCTTGATTACCTTTACTATGTttgtctgaaaggaaaaaaaagacgtACCTGGACTTCTATATCAAAAAACTTAAATTAACTTTTCAAGACTAAGTCatattttaagtcatttttCCCCCTGAATTTCAAGTCTGCATGACTGTATTTCTTGTATGTATACAAGATGATATTTTTTAGGTGATGCTTCTGAAGGAAATAAGGTTTACGCAATCGGTCAACTCTGCCCATTTTTGAGTTTTAATAACTTTCACATTTACTGTTCAGTTTCCATGAAATCACACAGGAGAGTTCAGGTCTCACAGGCCTTAAGTTCCCACAATTTCCATGCAAATTGGCATGGAATATAAATCACACTAATTGTAGTGTGAATCCAAATAATGCccaagctgaggaaaaaaacgAATGCGAGTGCAACAGTACTATTAGTTGGGTATCTCATAACAGAATGTGATATTGTGAGTTTCTCAGCCACCAGGGACGATGAAAAGCACCTCCTTACCAGGCGCAGGGTAATCGAACTACAATACACAAAGCTacaagaaagcaaatttcattAATTCCTCTGGTCACAAAATCTCATTATAATGGTTTCCCACTTAAATTGGGGCATGTATTGACTTGTAATcacatttttttactgaaaagcttATCATCATTAGTCAAATTGGGCTAGTTCACAAGACTGTGGCCCATCTGTTAAGTTTCCTGGAGGTTGTCTTGTGTCACAGAATTGAGCTGTCACCAAAAGTGTCTATACCTAGCAATTCAGAagatttgaattattttatctGTCCAAACATCCAGCCAGGCTGATGCTATGATTTTGCAATCACTAATCCTGGCCAGGTACAAACATAGAACAGGTTTATTTCTGTTGACTTAGCCAGATATACAAGAGAAACTTTGTGCTAGTGTTAT
This window contains:
- the CCDC32 gene encoding coiled-coil domain-containing protein 32 isoform X3; this translates as MRMIESVDSVVTRSSEDLWAEICSCLPHPDQKDASDAFTDSFMDSYADGGSQGSGSDVSSQTKLKPWAPLNDSEVYLASLERRLMRIKGLSQEVTSKDMLRTLSQAKKECWDRFLQEKFESEFYVEGQDSDESTLEHLKRWLQPDKVAINTEEVQYLIPPESQPEKQETEEEPPAAEQ